Proteins encoded within one genomic window of Bradyrhizobium sp. CB1717:
- a CDS encoding aminodeoxychorismate/anthranilate synthase component II, translated as MIIIIDNYDSFVFNIARYFHKLGEATEVIRNDAISTSELVGLKPRAVVISPGPCTPTEAGISTAVVRELSGRVPILGICLGHQCIGSVFGGRVARAQRPMHGRRSSVAHDGRGLFKGLPTPLDVGRYHSLIVELDQSCAQNLIVTARSEEGEIMALTHGYYPTYGVQFHPESILTSQGHVLLMNFLRLTEHFRSHAEQ; from the coding sequence TTGATTATCATCATCGATAATTACGATTCCTTCGTTTTCAACATTGCCCGCTATTTCCACAAGCTCGGTGAAGCAACGGAAGTGATCCGAAACGACGCTATCAGCACCAGCGAGCTCGTTGGTCTCAAACCGCGCGCGGTGGTGATATCGCCCGGCCCCTGCACCCCAACTGAGGCAGGAATATCGACAGCAGTGGTCCGCGAACTTTCAGGACGCGTACCAATTCTCGGCATCTGCCTTGGACATCAGTGTATTGGGAGCGTTTTCGGAGGACGGGTGGCGCGCGCGCAACGGCCCATGCACGGACGGCGCTCATCCGTTGCGCATGACGGCCGAGGGTTATTCAAGGGACTGCCAACCCCGCTTGACGTCGGACGCTACCATTCTCTCATCGTCGAGCTTGATCAGTCATGTGCGCAGAACCTCATAGTGACAGCGCGTTCGGAGGAAGGCGAGATCATGGCCCTCACTCACGGCTATTATCCCACGTATGGGGTCCAGTTCCATCCGGAGTCGATCCTTACCTCACAGGGGCACGTCCTGCTTATGAACTTCTTGCGACTGACAGAGCATTTCCGAAGCCACGCGGAGCAATGA